The genomic window CGACACCCACTACAACCTGGGCATCGCCTACAAGGAGATGCTCCTCCTGGACCCCGCCATCGAGGAGTTCAAGAAGGCCATGCGCGACCCCGAGCGCACCCTGGAGTGCTGCTCGATGCTCTCCATCTGCGAGCAGGCCCAGAACAACCCCGAAGCCGCCGTGGCCTGGCTGCGCCAGGGCATCGAGGCCCCGGGCTTCCCGCCCGAGGACGCCATGGGGCTCCACTACGACCTGGGCCTGATCCTGCTGGAGCAGGGGCGCCGGGACGAGGCGCTGGAAGAGTTCCGCATCGTGGCCGGACAGGATCCCGACTACCGGGACGTGGCGAGGATGATGCAGTAAAAAATCCGGCGCCTTTCTGAGCCTGAGACTCTATCTTTAGTGGGTCCGAGGCTGCCATGCCCACCCCCGAAACCATCCTGCCCCCCCACCTGGCGCGCTACGTCGTGCCCCAGGACTACGGGGACTACACCCCCCGGGATCAGGCCGTGTGGCGGCACATCCTCACCCGGCTCACGGCCCACCTGAAGGACCGCGCCCATCCCAGCTACCTGGAGGGCCTGGCGGCCGCGGGCATCGGGGTGGAGGCGATCCCCAGCCTGGAGGAGATGGATGCGCGCCTGGCGACGATCGGATGGCGGGCGGTGGGGGTGCGGGGCTTCATCCCCCCGGCGGTCTTCACGGAGATGCAGAGCCTGGGCGTGCTGGCCATCGCCGCCGACATCCGCTCCGCCGACCACATCGGCTACACGCCGGCGCCCGACATCGTCCACGAGAGCGCGGGCCACGCGCCCATCCTCGCGGACCCGCACTACGCCCAATACGTGAAACGCTGCGGGGTCGCGGGCTTCAAGGCCATCGCCAGCCGGGAGGACCAGGCGGTGTACGAGGCGGTGCGTCACCTGAGCGTCGTGAAGGAGGACCCCGCCAGCTCCCCGGAGGACGCGGCCCTCGCCCAGGCGCGGCTCGCGGCGGCCCAGGCCAGCCGGACCTACGTGAGCGAGAGCACCCGGGCCAGCCGCCTCTACTGGTGGACCGCGGAGTACGGCCTCGTGGGGAGCCTGGACGACCCGCGCATCTACGGCGCCGGCATCCTCAGCTCCCTGGGCGAGGCCGCGCACTGCCTCACGCCGGAGGTGGAGAGGGTCCCCCTCTCCTTGGACTGCGTGGACCGGGACTTCGACATCACCACCATGCAGCCCCGGCTCTACGTCGCCCGGGACTTCGGGCATCTCTTCGAGGTGCTGGACGCGTTCGAGGCCACCCTCAGCTGGAAGCGGGGCGGCCTCCACGGGCTCCGGGAGGCCCTGCGCTCGGGTACCGTCAACCACCTCGTGCTGGACACGGGCCTGGAGGTCACGGGACGGGTGGCGCGCCGGGTGGCGGGCATCGTGGCCCTGGACGGGCCGGTCCAGGTATCGAGGGGCGGGCGGGCCCTGGGTCCGCCGTGGCTGGGGCAGGCCCTGGTGGCCTTCGGCTCGGGCGCGCTGCCGGAGACGGGGGCCTTCGCCCTGGAGCTGCCCGGCGGGGTGCGGGTGTCCGGGTTCCGGCTGGGCGGGGGCGAGGTCATCGACCTCAAGGGCGCCTCCGGGACCGGGCCCCTGGACCTGCCCTCCCGGGCGCTGCTCTTCCTGGCGGGAAAGCTGCCCAGCGTGGCAGGCGGTCCGGCCGATGCCGAGGCCTGGGACCGCCACTTCGGGGGCGGACCCCCGGGCGACGCCGAGCGTCTGGCGCGCCAGCGCAAGGCCGGGTCCCTGCCGCCGGACCTGGCGGCCCTCTACGAGGAGGTGGCAACCCTGCGCAGGCGCGGGGAGGCCGCCCCGGAGCGCCTGCGGGAGATCCGGGCCGCGCTGGCGGCCTTCCCCGGGGACTGGCTCCTGGCCCAGGAGATCGAGGAACTTCTCACCCCCGCCGCCTCACATGAACTCGACGACCCGGAGGATCCATGACCTGGACCGAGAAGGACAACAGGCTCGTGCGGGAGATCCGCACACCCGATTTCATGACGTCGTTCAACATCGTGAGCCGTCTGGTGGCGCCCGCCGAGGCCATGAACCACCATCCGGACGTCGCCTTTGGGTGGGGCTACGTGCGCATCACCCTCACCACCCACGACGCCGGGCACGTGACGGACAAGGACCGCACCCTGGCGGCCCGCTTCGACGAGGCGGTCAAGCCGTTCGGAGTGTAGAGCCCGATCCCGAGGCGCCCCAGGGCTGCAGGGCCTGGGCCGCGGGCTGCACCGGCTTGCCGGGGCGCTGCAGGAGGGTCAGCTCCAGGGCGGTGCCGTCCCCGGCCGTGAGCCAGGCGCCCTCCCGGTTCCAGGCCAGGGTGCCCGCCGGGGCCCCGTCCGGCCGCAGGCCCCCCACGGCGCAGACCTTGAGGGTCGTGTCCCGGAAGGGCAGTTCCGCCCCGGGCCAGGGATGGAGGCCGCGCACCTGCCGGTGCAGGGTCAGGGCGGGCAGCCGCGGATCCAGGAGGGCCATGGCCTTGTTCAGCTTGGAGGCCACCGTGGCGCCGGCGCCGTCCTGGGGGACGGGGGCGGCGGTGCCCGCCTCCAGGGCGGGGAGGTGCTCCAGGAGGAGGTCCGCCGCGTCCGCGGCCAGGGCCTCCAGGAGGGTGTCGGCGGTGTCGCCCAGGCCGATGGGGCGCCGGGTCTGGGCCAGCACGGGACCCTCGTCCAGGCCGGGGGTGATGCGCATGAGGCCCACGCCCGTCTCCGGATCGCCGGCGAGGATGGCGTGGTTCACCGGGGCGGCCCCCCGCCAGCGGGGCAGGAGGGAGAAGTGGAGGTTCCACGCCCCCAGCCGGCAGCCGTCCAGCATCCACCGGGGCAGGATGTGCCCGTAGGCCACCACCACCGCCAGGTCGACGCCCAGCGCCTCCCAGGCCTCCCGGGTGGCGGGATCCTTCCAGGAGAGGGGCTGGTGGACCGGAAGGCCCAGCTCCAGCGCCGCGCGCTTGACGGGCGGGGCCTCCAGGTGGCGGCCGCGCCCCTGGGGCCTGTCCGGGTTGCAGAAGACCGCCGCCACGTCCCTGGCGCCCGCCAGGGCCCGCAGGACCGGGACGGCCGCCGCCGGGGTTCCCAGGAAGGCCGCGCGCACGGGTCAGGCCCTCGACTTCGCGTACTTCCGCTGGATGATCTGGCGCTTGACGGGTCCGAAGTACTCCACGAAGAGCCGGCCCCGCAGGTGGTCGATCTCGTGGCAGAAGGCCCGGGCCAGCAGCTCCTCGCCCTGCAGCTCCACCCAGTCGCCCTGGGCGGTGCGGGTCTTCACCCACACCTTCATGGGCCGTTCCAGGACCTCGTGGATGCCGGGGATGGACAGGCAGCCCTCGGGCCCGACCTGGGAGCCCTCCTCCTTCACCACTTCCGGATTGATCAGGACGATCCGGGCGGAGGGGTCCGCGCCGCAGGACGTGTCGATGACGGCGATATTGAGATTCACGCCGACCTGGGGAGCGGCGATGCCCAGCCCCTCCTCGGCGTACGTCGTCTCGAAGAGATCGGCCACCAGCTGATCCAGCTCGGGCGTCCAATCCCCCACATCACTTGAATTTATCTTCAACCTGGGATCGCCCCAGGTGAGCACTGGTCGTACGGCCATGACACCCTCGGTCAATCAGTTTAGGACAAACGGCATTCCTTTGATAACCTAGAAGATCCTGGCCAATGGCCTGCCCGTGGAGAACCCATGCTTCGCAATTTCCGCCAAGTGTTCAAAGGCAACCAGACCCCCATGGCCGTGGTCATGATGGTGGTGCTGCTAGGCCTTGTGGCCTACCTCGCGCCGAGCGGGGCCAGCTCGGCCGCTCCGGACAACGTCCTGGCGCGGGTCTATGGACGGGACGTGCTGAAGCGGGACGTGGACTCCATGATCGGGCAGTACCTCAAGCGCATGGGCAAGCAGGCCAACATCGAGACCCTCATGCCCATGCTGCAGAACCAGGCCCTGGACAGCCTCATCAGCAACCAGCTCCGGCTGGAGCTGGCCGAGCGCCACGACATCGTCGTCACCGACGCCGAGGTGCGCGCGGCCCTGGAGGCCCGGCTCCGCAGCATCCCCCTCTTCCTGAACGACAACGGCCAGCTCAAGGACTCCGCGGACATCAACTCCGTCCTGCGCGAGAACGGCACCTCCCTCAAGCAGTGGGAGATCGAACTGTCGAGTGAGCTCAGCCTGCGCAAGCTGGTGGGCCAGGCCGCCTCCCGCGTGCCCGTCGACCAGGCGTGGGTGGACCTCGAGAACCGCGTCCGCAACGAGAAGATCAGCTACGAGTTCGTCACCGCCGCTCCCGATCCCTCCGGGATCGCGGATCCCGGGGAGGCCAAGCTGCAGGCCTTCCTCAAGGACTCCGGCGCCCGCTTCCAGGAGGGCCCCCGCAGGATCCTCGCCTACGTGGCCGTGGACCAGGCCTCCCTGGGCCTCGCGCCCGTGGACGACGCCAAGGTCAAGGCCCTGTACGACGGCCGCAAGGCGCAGTACACCGAGCTCAAGGCCAGCCACATCCTCTTCAAGGCCGAGAATGAATCCCAGGTCGGTGAGGCCTTCAAGAAGGCCGCCGAGCTGCGCGTCAAGCTCCTGGCCGGCCAGGACTTCGCCAAGGCCGCCGAGGCCTTCAGCGAGGATCCCAGCGCCAAGGGCAAGGGCGGCGACCTGGGGTGGTTCGCCCCCGGCCAGATGGTCAAGCCCTTCACCGACGCCGCGGCGGCCCTGAAGACCGGCGAGATCAGCCAGCCCGTGAAGACCCAGTTCGGCGTCCACCTCATCCGCCTGGAAGGCCGGCGCGAGAAGCCCTTCGAGTCCGTCAAGGAGGAGCTGCGCGCCCAGATCACCCGCGACACCTTCGCCGCCAAGGCCAAGGACAAGCTGGAGCAGCTCCGTAAGCGCGCCGGCGAACGCGGCGACCTCGCCGCCCCCGCCCGGAACCTGGGCCTCAAGATCGCCACCAGCAAGCCCCTCACCGCCAACGACGCCGCGGGCCTGGAAGGGCTGCCCGGCAGCCAGGGCCTGGCCGGGGAGGCCTTCCGCCTCGAGGTGGGCCAGGTCTCCAAGGTGCGCATGGCCGGCGGCTCCTACGTGGTCTTCCGCGTGCAGGAGGAGCTCCCCGTCGCCGTTCCCCCCCTCGCCGACATCAAGGCCAAGGTCCTGGAGGCCTGGAAGCTCGAGGAGGCCCGCACCGCCCTCAAGGCCAAGGCCGCCCAGGCCGCTGGCGACCTGAAGGCCCTGGGCACCCCCGAAAGCAAGGACGGCGTCACCATCCAGAGCCTGGCCGAACTGGGCCAGCACCCCGCCATCCGCAAGGCCCTCCTGGAGACCCCCGCCGGCAAGGCCACGCCCGCCTGCTGGACCCCCGACGGCAAGCTCTGGGTCGCCCGCATCAAGGAGCGCACCCCCGCGGCATCCCTCACCTTCGAGACCCGCCGCACCCTGGTGGAGGCCCTCCAGACCGGCGTGGCCGAGAAGCTGCTCACCGCCGAGCTGGTGACCCTGGCCGAGCAGGGCCGCAAGCGCCCCGGCTTCAGCTCCCTCTACGGCCGCTTCGGCGGCATCTGGAGGAACGAGGAAGCCCTCAAGCGCATGGGCAGCGACGTTCCGGACGCCCCCGACTTCGAATAGAAATTCCGGCCCGCGCGGGGCATACTCGGGGCTCCACCCACCGGAGCCCCCCATGAGCCTGTCCGGAAAGACCCTCTTCATCACCGGCGCCACCCGGGGCATC from Geothrix sp. 21YS21S-2 includes these protein-coding regions:
- a CDS encoding aromatic amino acid hydroxylase; translation: MPTPETILPPHLARYVVPQDYGDYTPRDQAVWRHILTRLTAHLKDRAHPSYLEGLAAAGIGVEAIPSLEEMDARLATIGWRAVGVRGFIPPAVFTEMQSLGVLAIAADIRSADHIGYTPAPDIVHESAGHAPILADPHYAQYVKRCGVAGFKAIASREDQAVYEAVRHLSVVKEDPASSPEDAALAQARLAAAQASRTYVSESTRASRLYWWTAEYGLVGSLDDPRIYGAGILSSLGEAAHCLTPEVERVPLSLDCVDRDFDITTMQPRLYVARDFGHLFEVLDAFEATLSWKRGGLHGLREALRSGTVNHLVLDTGLEVTGRVARRVAGIVALDGPVQVSRGGRALGPPWLGQALVAFGSGALPETGAFALELPGGVRVSGFRLGGGEVIDLKGASGTGPLDLPSRALLFLAGKLPSVAGGPADAEAWDRHFGGGPPGDAERLARQRKAGSLPPDLAALYEEVATLRRRGEAAPERLREIRAALAAFPGDWLLAQEIEELLTPAASHELDDPEDP
- a CDS encoding 4a-hydroxytetrahydrobiopterin dehydratase, which produces MTWTEKDNRLVREIRTPDFMTSFNIVSRLVAPAEAMNHHPDVAFGWGYVRITLTTHDAGHVTDKDRTLAARFDEAVKPFGV
- a CDS encoding methionyl-tRNA formyltransferase; its protein translation is MRAAFLGTPAAAVPVLRALAGARDVAAVFCNPDRPQGRGRHLEAPPVKRAALELGLPVHQPLSWKDPATREAWEALGVDLAVVVAYGHILPRWMLDGCRLGAWNLHFSLLPRWRGAAPVNHAILAGDPETGVGLMRITPGLDEGPVLAQTRRPIGLGDTADTLLEALAADAADLLLEHLPALEAGTAAPVPQDGAGATVASKLNKAMALLDPRLPALTLHRQVRGLHPWPGAELPFRDTTLKVCAVGGLRPDGAPAGTLAWNREGAWLTAGDGTALELTLLQRPGKPVQPAAQALQPWGASGSGSTLRTA
- the def gene encoding peptide deformylase, producing MAVRPVLTWGDPRLKINSSDVGDWTPELDQLVADLFETTYAEEGLGIAAPQVGVNLNIAVIDTSCGADPSARIVLINPEVVKEEGSQVGPEGCLSIPGIHEVLERPMKVWVKTRTAQGDWVELQGEELLARAFCHEIDHLRGRLFVEYFGPVKRQIIQRKYAKSRA
- a CDS encoding peptidylprolyl isomerase; the encoded protein is MLRNFRQVFKGNQTPMAVVMMVVLLGLVAYLAPSGASSAAPDNVLARVYGRDVLKRDVDSMIGQYLKRMGKQANIETLMPMLQNQALDSLISNQLRLELAERHDIVVTDAEVRAALEARLRSIPLFLNDNGQLKDSADINSVLRENGTSLKQWEIELSSELSLRKLVGQAASRVPVDQAWVDLENRVRNEKISYEFVTAAPDPSGIADPGEAKLQAFLKDSGARFQEGPRRILAYVAVDQASLGLAPVDDAKVKALYDGRKAQYTELKASHILFKAENESQVGEAFKKAAELRVKLLAGQDFAKAAEAFSEDPSAKGKGGDLGWFAPGQMVKPFTDAAAALKTGEISQPVKTQFGVHLIRLEGRREKPFESVKEELRAQITRDTFAAKAKDKLEQLRKRAGERGDLAAPARNLGLKIATSKPLTANDAAGLEGLPGSQGLAGEAFRLEVGQVSKVRMAGGSYVVFRVQEELPVAVPPLADIKAKVLEAWKLEEARTALKAKAAQAAGDLKALGTPESKDGVTIQSLAELGQHPAIRKALLETPAGKATPACWTPDGKLWVARIKERTPAASLTFETRRTLVEALQTGVAEKLLTAELVTLAEQGRKRPGFSSLYGRFGGIWRNEEALKRMGSDVPDAPDFE